A region from the Candidatus Hydrogenedentota bacterium genome encodes:
- a CDS encoding rhamnogalacturonan acetylesterase, which yields MNRIMTPGGFRPALVAVFLLGGLCSVHTDCYATPRVYVIGDSTAASYPPERYPLTGWAQVLQEFFDPEVLQVENRARSGRSAKSFMEEGAWARVVDELSRGDYVLIQFGHNDSKVHDPARYTNPDTTYRDYLITYIRETRGKGAIPIVLTSINRNAWTSETVMEETLGGYPETARDVAREMDVTLIDLHAMTRGLFESLGREKTSALFMNLKKGAFP from the coding sequence ATGAACCGCATCATGACGCCAGGCGGATTTCGCCCCGCACTCGTGGCCGTTTTCCTGTTGGGTGGGCTGTGCAGCGTGCATACCGATTGCTACGCCACCCCGAGGGTGTATGTAATTGGCGATTCCACGGCCGCCTCATATCCCCCCGAACGCTACCCGCTGACGGGGTGGGCACAGGTGCTTCAGGAATTTTTCGACCCCGAGGTCCTACAAGTCGAAAACAGGGCGCGAAGCGGACGCAGCGCGAAAAGCTTCATGGAGGAAGGCGCGTGGGCACGGGTCGTGGACGAGTTGAGCCGCGGGGATTACGTTTTGATTCAGTTCGGCCACAACGATTCGAAAGTGCACGATCCGGCGCGATACACCAATCCTGACACGACCTATCGAGACTATTTGATTACTTACATTCGGGAGACGCGGGGGAAGGGGGCGATACCCATCGTGCTGACCTCCATCAACAGGAACGCCTGGACTAGCGAGACGGTGATGGAAGAAACCCTTGGAGGATATCCGGAGACGGCTCGCGACGTAGCGAGGGAGATGGATGTCACGCTGATTGACCTTCACGCGATGACCAGAGGGCTCTTTGAAAGTCTGGGCCGCGAAAAGACCAGCGCATTGTTCATGAACCTGAAGAAAGGGGCCTTCCCTA